One genomic segment of Paraburkholderia aromaticivorans includes these proteins:
- a CDS encoding amino acid ABC transporter ATP-binding protein — protein MNTVAKVSEPIVSIRGLTKSFGSHTVLNGIDFDIQPQQVVVVIGPSGSGKSTFLRCCNGLEQAEGGTIDICGHRLVDHGEMLKERSLNALRTEVGMVFQSFNLFPHLSVLHNITVGPRMLRGASKAQAESAAMALLEKVGLAHKAHVMPASLSGGQKQRVAIARALAMQPRVMLFDEPTSALDPELVGEVLQVMKLLASEGMTMVVVTHEMGFAKEVANVVVVMDGGVIVEAGPPAEIFSAPSQPRTRAFLQAVLSRA, from the coding sequence ATGAATACCGTGGCCAAAGTCAGTGAGCCTATCGTCAGCATTCGCGGGCTGACCAAATCGTTCGGCTCCCATACGGTGCTCAACGGCATCGATTTCGATATCCAGCCGCAGCAGGTCGTGGTGGTGATCGGGCCGAGCGGCTCGGGCAAGAGTACATTTCTACGCTGCTGCAATGGGCTTGAACAAGCAGAAGGCGGCACGATCGACATTTGTGGGCATCGGCTAGTCGACCATGGCGAGATGCTCAAAGAGCGTTCGCTGAATGCGCTGCGCACCGAAGTCGGCATGGTGTTTCAGTCGTTCAATCTGTTTCCGCACCTGTCGGTGCTGCATAACATCACCGTGGGGCCGCGCATGTTGCGTGGCGCCAGCAAGGCGCAGGCCGAATCGGCTGCGATGGCGTTGCTGGAGAAAGTCGGGCTCGCGCACAAGGCGCATGTGATGCCGGCGAGTCTGTCGGGCGGTCAGAAGCAACGGGTTGCGATTGCTCGCGCGCTAGCGATGCAGCCGCGGGTGATGCTGTTCGACGAACCGACGTCCGCCCTCGATCCCGAACTGGTCGGCGAAGTGCTGCAAGTGATGAAGCTGCTCGCGAGTGAAGGCATGACGATGGTGGTCGTCACACACGAAATGGGCTTCGCGAAGGAAGTGGCCAACGTAGTGGTAGTCATGGACGGCGGCGTGATCGTCGAAGCGGGGCCGCCCGCGGAGATTTTCTCGGCGCCATCACAACCGCGCACACGCGCATTCCTGCAGGCGGTGTTGTCACGCGCATGA